The Thermus brockianus genome window below encodes:
- the udk gene encoding uridine kinase — translation MGLTKPFVIGIAGGTASGKTTLARSLAEALGERVALLPMDHYYKDLSHLPFPERLSLNYDHPEAFDLPLYLAHAQALLTGKGVERPTYDFKAYTRGAHTAWVAPAPVVILEGILVLHFAELRALMDLKVFVDADADERFIRRLERDVRERGRSLESVVAQYLEKVKPMHLAFVEPSKRHADVILPGGGQNPVAVEMLKAKALARLAEMEAA, via the coding sequence GTGGGTTTGACCAAGCCCTTTGTCATCGGAATCGCTGGGGGAACCGCCAGCGGCAAGACCACCCTGGCCCGGTCCCTGGCGGAAGCCTTAGGGGAACGGGTGGCCCTCCTGCCCATGGACCACTACTACAAAGACCTCTCCCACCTGCCCTTCCCCGAAAGGCTTTCCTTAAACTACGACCACCCCGAGGCCTTTGACCTCCCCCTTTACCTGGCCCACGCCCAGGCCCTCTTGACGGGGAAAGGGGTGGAGCGGCCCACGTACGACTTCAAGGCCTACACCCGGGGGGCCCACACGGCGTGGGTCGCCCCCGCCCCGGTGGTGATCCTGGAAGGCATCCTGGTCCTACACTTTGCCGAACTTCGCGCCCTCATGGACCTCAAGGTCTTCGTGGACGCCGACGCCGATGAGCGCTTCATCCGCCGCCTGGAAAGGGACGTGCGGGAAAGGGGGCGGAGCCTGGAAAGCGTAGTGGCCCAGTACCTGGAGAAGGTGAAACCCATGCACCTGGCCTTCGTGGAACCCAGCAAGCGCCATGCGGACGTGATCCTGCCGGGTGGCGGGCAAAACCCCGTGGCCGTGGAGATGCTAAAGGCCAAGGCCCTTGCCCGCCTGGCCGAGATGGAGGCAGCGTGA